A window of the Carassius auratus strain Wakin unplaced genomic scaffold, ASM336829v1 scaf_tig00005873, whole genome shotgun sequence genome harbors these coding sequences:
- the LOC113071073 gene encoding AP-1 complex subunit sigma-2-like — protein sequence MRSFSLHTVGKGSDDSGLDQPGSEYKFFGYQYSFRISYFKMMHFLLLFSRQGKLRLQKWFLPLPERERKKIVKDMTTMVLARKPRTCNFLHWKDLKVVYKRYASLYFCCALEDQDNELMALETLHRYVELLDKYFGNVCELDIIFNFEKAYFILDEFLMGGEIQETSKQSCCQVYRGL from the exons ATGCGCAGCTTTTCTCTCCACACAGTTGGGAAGGGCAGCGATGACTCCGGCCTTGACCAGCCGGGAAGTGAATACAAATTTTTTGGATATCAATATTCCTTCCGTATTTCTTACTTCAAGATG ATGCATTTCCTGTTGCTGTTCAGTCGTCAGGGGAAGTTACGGCTGCAGAAATGGTTCCTGCCCCTCCcggaaagagagaggaagaagatTGTGAAGGACATGACCACTATGGTGTTGGCACGGAAACCACGCACATGCAACTTCCTGCACTGGAAGGATCTAAAGGTTGTCTATAAGAG GTACGCAAGTCTTTATTTCTGCTGCGCTTTGGAGGACCAGGATAATGAACTTATGGCTTTAGAGACTCTGCACCGTTATGTGGAGCTACTTGACaaatactttggaaat GTGTGTGAGCTGGACATCATCTTTAACTTTGAGAAAGCTTATTTCATCCTGGATGAGTTTCTGATGGGTGGAGAGATTCAGGAGACGTCCAAACAGTCCTGTTGCCAGGTCTATAGAGGCCTCTGA
- the LOC113071074 gene encoding dehydrogenase/reductase SDR family member 12-like, protein MCLYRNIVWFIKGMREYTRSGFENASKTFVAKDLDVSLVGRSFMITGANSGIGKATAMAIAKKGGTVHIVCRNKERAERAREEIISASGNNEVYVHVLDLSETRKVWEFAEAFKKEHSSLNVLINNAGCMVNQREMNSDRLEKNFATNTLGVYVLTKCLMPLLEKSRDPRVITVSSGGMLVEKLNPDDLQTERAPFDGTMVYAQNKRQQVVMTEVWVKANPKIHFSVMHPGWADTPAVAKAMPQFHQMMRDRLRTAEQGADTVVWLAVSRATTAFPSGLFFQDRQPVSAHLPLAWTHSSRREVKVFMGRLEALAMAVKPSE, encoded by the exons ATGTGTCTCTACAGGAACATAGTATGGTTTATCAAGGGAATGAGGGAGTATACAAG GTCTGGATTTGAGAATGCCTCTAAGACTTTTGTAGCCAAGGACCTGGATGTGTCCTTGGTGGGCCGTTCCTTCATGATCACCGGAGCCAACAGTGGAATAGGGAAGGCGACAGCCATGGCCATAGCCAAAAAAG GTGGCACGGTTCATATCGTCTGCCGAAACAAAGAGCGAGCCGAGAGAGCCAGAGAAGAAATCATCTCAGCGAGTGGAAATAAT GAGGTTTACGTCCACGTGTTGGACCTCTCCGAGACGAGAAAGGTGTGGGAGTTCGCAGAGGCCTTTAAGAAGGAGCACTCATCGCTCAATGTTTTG ATCAATAATGCCGGATGTATGGTGAACCAGAGGGAAATGAACTCTGATCGACTGGAGAAAAATTTTGCGACCAATACTCTTG gtgtttatgTTCTGACTAAGTGTCTGATGCCATTGCTGGAGAAGAGCAGGGACCCCCGAGTT ATCACAGTGTCATCAGGAGGGATGCTGGTAGAGAAACTTAACCCAGACGACCTGCAGACAGAGAGAGCTCCATTTGATGGTACCATGGTATACGCACAAAACAAG AGGCAGCAGGTAGTGATGACAGAGGTCTGGGTGAAAGCAAATCCTAAAATTCATTTCTCTGTGATGCACCCCGGGTGGGCCGACACACCAG CGGTTGCCAAGGCGATGCCTCAGTTCCATCAGATGATGCGTGATCGTCTGCGTACAGCGGAGCAGGGAGCCGATACTGTCGTCTGGCTCGCAGTGTCACGCGCAACCACTGCATTTCCCAGCGGCCTTTTCTTCCAAG ATCGACAGCCCGTTTCAGCCCACTTGCCCCTGGCGTGGACACACAGCTCTCGACGGGAAGTCAAAGTGTTCATGGGCCGCTTGGAGGCTTTGGCGATGGCTGTCAAACCCTCAGAGTGA